One Candidatus Bathyarchaeota archaeon genomic region harbors:
- a CDS encoding nitroreductase family protein, whose amino-acid sequence MEAILSRRSIRKYTDQPIPDDKVKMLLKAAMSAPSAGNQQPWHFIVINERRILDEIPKFHSYAQMLHEAPLAILVCGDLKLEKHKGFWTQDCSAATENILIAANANGLGAVWLGIYPRDERIKGLKNLLGLPENIIPFSLIPIGYPAEHKPPAERYDESRIHYNHW is encoded by the coding sequence ATGGAGGCCATACTCTCAAGGAGGAGCATACGAAAATATACAGACCAACCCATCCCCGACGATAAGGTGAAGATGCTTCTGAAAGCCGCGATGAGTGCACCCTCTGCTGGAAACCAGCAGCCCTGGCACTTCATAGTGATAAACGAACGTAGAATCCTCGATGAGATACCGAAGTTTCACAGTTACGCCCAAATGTTGCATGAGGCACCCCTAGCCATCCTGGTCTGCGGCGATCTGAAACTTGAGAAACATAAGGGATTCTGGACTCAAGACTGCTCAGCAGCCACAGAGAACATTCTGATAGCAGCCAACGCCAATGGCCTAGGAGCAGTCTGGCTCGGAATCTACCCCAGAGATGAGCGTATAAAGGGCTTGAAGAACCTTCTAGGCCTACCTGAAAACATCATACCCTTCTCACTCATCCCAATAGGATATCCTGCAGAACATAAACCTCCAGCTGAACGTTACGACGAATCAAGGATACATTACAACCACTGGTAA
- the paaI gene encoding hydroxyphenylacetyl-CoA thioesterase PaaI, with protein sequence MKYMGIQVLDLGEGYSKLAMTLTGDMINFHNVGHGGAIFALADAAFAAASNSHGEKALALNMNINYCSPAKEGMRLIAEAQEESLGRKVGLYRIMVRSEDGRLIASSQGIVYRKHDDEPR encoded by the coding sequence ATGAAGTATATGGGGATTCAAGTATTGGATTTGGGGGAAGGTTATAGTAAGTTGGCGATGACCTTGACAGGTGACATGATCAATTTCCATAATGTCGGTCACGGTGGTGCCATATTCGCCCTGGCAGACGCTGCCTTCGCCGCCGCCAGCAACTCACATGGGGAGAAGGCTCTAGCCCTAAACATGAATATAAACTACTGCTCACCGGCAAAAGAAGGTATGAGGTTGATAGCAGAAGCCCAGGAGGAGAGTCTGGGCAGGAAGGTAGGATTATACAGGATAATGGTGAGGTCTGAGGATGGTCGGTTGATAGCTTCCTCCCAAGGCATCGTATATCGTAAACATGATGATGAACCCAGATGA
- a CDS encoding Hsp20/alpha crystallin family protein gives MSERKGKVQTRLKPKAERGEIVPTRPSDILSEVDKMFNELRKGIESIISPIRTGWPRLVLPRLELPEVREPCLDLVDAGREYRVCAEVPGIPKEKIEVTVTPRAVEISGEAKTEVKEEEEGYIHQERGYSRIYRSLTLPEEVLPDKAEATLNNGLLEIKIPKKSPTEVKKHKVPVK, from the coding sequence TTGTCTGAGAGGAAGGGTAAGGTCCAGACGAGGCTGAAGCCTAAGGCTGAGAGGGGTGAGATAGTTCCAACCAGACCGTCAGACATCTTGAGCGAGGTGGACAAGATGTTCAACGAGTTGAGGAAGGGTATAGAGAGTATTATATCGCCCATACGAACCGGCTGGCCGAGGCTTGTCCTCCCACGTTTGGAGTTGCCTGAGGTTAGGGAGCCTTGCCTGGATTTGGTTGATGCTGGGAGAGAGTATAGGGTATGCGCCGAGGTTCCAGGAATACCTAAGGAGAAGATAGAGGTGACAGTTACCCCTAGGGCTGTGGAGATATCTGGTGAGGCGAAGACCGAGGTGAAGGAGGAGGAAGAGGGTTATATTCATCAGGAGAGGGGTTACTCAAGAATATATCGGAGCCTCACCCTGCCAGAGGAGGTTCTGCCAGATAAGGCTGAGGCTACCTTGAATAATGGTCTCCTCGAGATCAAGATTCCTAAGAAGTCGCCGACTGAAGTGAAGAAACATAAGGTTCCGGTGAAGTGA
- a CDS encoding site-2 protease family protein, which yields MSFSLGKIFGITIRIHYTLLLFLILVIWSLAVGYMPQQYPGLPQGSYWMIGAASGLLLIISVVVHEVCHSIVARRFGIPVRRITLFFLGGVSELPEEPRDPNVEFKTAAAGPVSSFAIATILAILWYYSITAGHPPELTAILQYGASINGALGAFNLLPAFPLDGGRILRSTLWRLSGNMVKATRSAAKVGITISYLMMFGGFTIAILGGFFSGLWIIFIGLFIRSGAESGLSQTVISQALAGTTVNEIMTRDVTTVDSNLTIEELVNEYFLRKKHAGYPVLKDGMVVGLVTMEDVKDIAKNQWSKVTVGEVMKPLSRVATIEPEASAADAMYKMSRTGVGRILVMRDSNLLGIVSRRDLTHLIYVKTELMQ from the coding sequence ATGTCCTTCAGCCTTGGAAAAATATTCGGCATAACGATCAGAATCCACTACACCCTTCTGCTATTCCTTATTCTGGTCATCTGGTCTCTGGCGGTCGGCTACATGCCCCAACAGTATCCAGGACTACCTCAAGGCAGCTACTGGATGATAGGCGCCGCGTCAGGACTACTCCTCATCATCTCCGTGGTGGTCCATGAAGTATGCCACTCGATCGTTGCAAGAAGGTTCGGCATACCTGTCAGAAGGATAACCCTATTCTTCCTTGGAGGAGTATCTGAACTACCTGAGGAGCCTAGAGACCCAAATGTGGAGTTCAAGACAGCTGCTGCAGGACCAGTATCGAGCTTCGCTATCGCAACCATCTTAGCAATCCTATGGTACTACTCTATAACCGCAGGTCACCCACCGGAGCTCACTGCGATCCTTCAGTACGGAGCATCCATAAACGGCGCATTAGGAGCCTTCAACCTCCTACCCGCATTCCCACTCGACGGCGGAAGGATCCTACGCTCGACACTATGGAGGTTGAGCGGAAACATGGTGAAGGCCACAAGATCCGCAGCTAAGGTTGGGATAACCATATCCTATTTGATGATGTTCGGAGGATTCACCATAGCGATTCTCGGAGGATTCTTCAGTGGCTTATGGATAATCTTTATAGGCCTATTCATAAGGTCAGGAGCAGAGTCTGGACTCAGCCAAACAGTCATAAGCCAAGCCCTAGCCGGAACCACAGTCAACGAGATAATGACAAGAGACGTCACCACAGTCGATTCAAACCTCACCATCGAGGAGCTCGTAAACGAATACTTCCTCAGAAAGAAGCATGCAGGATACCCTGTATTGAAGGATGGAATGGTCGTAGGCCTGGTGACAATGGAGGATGTCAAAGATATTGCAAAGAACCAGTGGAGCAAGGTCACAGTAGGTGAAGTTATGAAACCCTTAAGCAGAGTCGCCACAATCGAACCTGAAGCATCCGCAGCAGACGCAATGTATAAAATGTCAAGGACGGGCGTCGGCAGAATATTGGTTATGAGAGACAGCAACCTCTTAGGCATAGTGAGCAGAAGAGACCTCACACACCTAATATATGTTAAGACAGAATTGATGCAATGA
- a CDS encoding uracil-DNA glycosylase — MQRLLDEIDNCRKCRLWRSAKKPVPGEGSLEASLMFIGEAPGYWEDAEGRPFIGAAGKLLDRIITENCLDRREIYITNIVKHRPPMNRVPRADEVEACTPYLDRQIEIVKPRLIVTLGVQPTRYILSKMRIKFKNMSEVRGRFYEGELKGIQVKVMPTLHPAAALYNPEYKTTIEKDIEKLRHKLP; from the coding sequence ATGCAGAGGCTACTCGATGAGATAGATAACTGTAGAAAATGTAGGCTCTGGAGGAGCGCTAAAAAACCTGTCCCTGGGGAGGGGAGCCTCGAAGCCTCCCTGATGTTCATAGGCGAAGCCCCAGGATACTGGGAGGACGCTGAGGGCAGACCTTTCATCGGTGCCGCTGGAAAGCTTCTCGACAGGATCATAACAGAGAACTGCCTAGATAGAAGAGAGATCTACATAACGAACATAGTGAAGCACCGGCCACCCATGAACAGGGTTCCAAGAGCCGACGAGGTCGAAGCATGCACACCATACCTTGATAGGCAGATCGAAATAGTGAAACCCAGACTCATAGTGACTTTGGGAGTCCAACCGACAAGATACATCCTATCGAAGATGAGAATCAAGTTCAAAAATATGAGTGAGGTCAGAGGCAGATTCTATGAAGGTGAGCTCAAAGGGATCCAGGTCAAGGTCATGCCAACCCTCCATCCAGCCGCAGCCCTCTACAACCCAGAATACAAAACCACAATTGAGAAGGACATAGAAAAGTTGAGGCATAAGCTGCCCTGA
- the pfkA gene encoding 6-phosphofructokinase: protein MRLVAVATTGGDAPGMNAAVRSVVRAGISMGLKVIGFTRGYAGILAGESMPLEKRSVGGIIHEGGTFLKTSRADEMRTEEGLRRASEVLKDKGVDGLVVIGGNGSFRAACDLYEVSDIPVIGIPATIDNDLAGTDTTIGFDTAVNTALDAIDKIRDTATSHERVFVVEVMGRDRGFLALEVGIGAGAEIILVPEIECDIGEVCARLMESHRKGKKSAIIVMAEGVGDCAEITRSIRESTGFEVRLARLGHVQRGGRPTAYSRLLASRMGAASIEYLLSGERKTMTGIQGGKIVPVDLEYATETYKPIDENLYRLAVMLAT from the coding sequence ATGAGGTTGGTTGCGGTGGCGACGACTGGTGGTGATGCTCCTGGGATGAATGCTGCTGTCAGGTCTGTTGTTAGAGCCGGCATATCGATGGGTTTGAAGGTTATAGGCTTCACTAGGGGTTATGCGGGGATATTGGCTGGTGAGTCTATGCCTTTGGAGAAGAGGAGTGTTGGGGGTATTATTCATGAGGGTGGGACGTTTCTGAAGACCTCCAGGGCTGATGAGATGAGGACTGAGGAGGGTTTGAGGAGGGCTTCTGAAGTCTTGAAGGATAAGGGTGTTGATGGCTTGGTGGTTATCGGTGGGAACGGGTCTTTCAGGGCTGCCTGTGATCTGTATGAGGTCAGCGACATACCTGTCATTGGTATACCGGCGACTATAGATAATGATTTGGCTGGGACGGATACGACGATAGGATTCGATACTGCTGTTAACACTGCTCTGGATGCGATTGATAAGATAAGGGATACGGCGACCTCCCATGAGAGGGTCTTCGTCGTCGAGGTTATGGGCAGGGATAGGGGTTTTCTGGCTTTGGAGGTTGGTATAGGTGCTGGTGCTGAGATTATTCTTGTTCCTGAGATTGAGTGTGATATTGGAGAAGTCTGCGCTAGACTCATGGAGAGCCATCGGAAAGGTAAGAAGTCTGCGATAATAGTTATGGCTGAGGGTGTCGGTGACTGCGCTGAGATAACGAGGTCTATAAGGGAGTCGACTGGGTTTGAGGTTAGGCTCGCCAGGCTTGGGCATGTTCAGAGGGGTGGTAGGCCGACGGCCTACAGTAGGCTCCTAGCCTCCAGGATGGGTGCGGCGAGCATCGAATATCTTCTTTCAGGTGAGAGGAAGACGATGACGGGGATTCAAGGTGGCAAGATAGTGCCAGTGGACTTGGAGTATGCGACGGAGACATATAAGCCGATAGATGAGAATCTTTATCGGTTGGCGGTTATGCTGGCAACCTGA
- a CDS encoding DUF1893 domain-containing protein: MDDPQIAAYELKSRDVNLLIVKNGSVLYQSSDPGIAGFLRAIDECGPDLYSSTVADKIVGRAVAMLCLYCKIRYVYAVSMTEGAHKLLTEMNVPHISETYIQKLMNRQGTDLCPFERAIKGINDPEEAYKILKKFSTEIKMKASNPFQIEPSRLG; this comes from the coding sequence ATGGACGACCCGCAAATAGCTGCATACGAGTTGAAGTCCAGAGACGTGAATCTGCTCATCGTCAAGAACGGGTCAGTACTCTATCAGAGCAGCGACCCCGGCATCGCCGGCTTCCTCAGAGCGATAGATGAATGTGGCCCTGACCTTTACAGTTCAACCGTAGCCGACAAGATCGTAGGAAGAGCTGTCGCCATGCTCTGTCTATACTGTAAGATAAGGTATGTTTATGCCGTCTCGATGACTGAGGGCGCACACAAACTCTTGACTGAGATGAATGTCCCACACATCTCCGAGACCTACATTCAAAAGTTGATGAATCGCCAAGGCACCGACCTATGCCCCTTCGAGAGAGCAATAAAAGGGATCAATGATCCAGAAGAGGCCTACAAGATTCTAAAGAAATTCTCCACGGAAATCAAGATGAAGGCATCCAATCCATTCCAGATCGAACCCTCAAGATTAGGATGA
- a CDS encoding tautomerase family protein, giving the protein MPIVHVYVWKGFSNTAKRKVIKGVTKVFTELGIPEEGVEVVIHEDPMENWGVGGEQASESEKFKHMKPP; this is encoded by the coding sequence ATGCCAATTGTCCACGTGTACGTTTGGAAGGGTTTTTCGAATACGGCTAAGAGAAAGGTGATAAAGGGCGTAACTAAGGTCTTCACCGAGTTAGGCATTCCAGAAGAGGGAGTTGAAGTGGTCATTCATGAGGATCCTATGGAAAACTGGGGAGTTGGCGGAGAGCAAGCCAGTGAAAGCGAGAAGTTCAAGCATATGAAGCCGCCATAA
- a CDS encoding HEPN domain-containing protein, whose product MSSEFERMIEERRLTQIKVDRDLTLKEIREARADLIEAKDSLERNRFKWATIQGYYSMFHAARALIYSRGFREKSHYALLVALRNLFIKDLGTKLIEDFEGAMSLRQEADYGLTFSEAGAKETIEAAEIFLKKAKEILKNLGKNL is encoded by the coding sequence ATGAGCTCGGAATTTGAACGCATGATAGAGGAAAGGAGACTGACCCAGATCAAGGTGGATAGAGATCTCACCCTCAAGGAGATACGAGAGGCTAGAGCTGACCTCATCGAAGCAAAGGATTCCCTTGAAAGAAACAGGTTCAAGTGGGCTACAATTCAAGGTTATTACTCTATGTTCCACGCGGCCAGAGCCCTAATCTACAGTAGAGGCTTCAGAGAGAAGAGCCATTATGCCCTGCTGGTTGCGCTGAGAAATTTGTTTATCAAAGACCTTGGCACGAAGCTCATCGAAGATTTTGAAGGTGCCATGAGCTTAAGGCAGGAGGCAGACTATGGACTAACTTTCTCAGAAGCTGGGGCCAAGGAAACAATTGAGGCTGCTGAGATATTTCTCAAGAAGGCAAAAGAGATACTTAAAAATTTAGGAAAGAATCTGTAA
- a CDS encoding nucleotidyltransferase domain-containing protein, whose protein sequence is MPEKLDFITPTVSKVLYVFHNDPMQKLHEREVVRRAGVSKGSANSILRELTQKGILEREKVGGMVFYRLNNRNPIAKQFKVLFNIYSLQKLVDEVRSYCRRIILFGSCAEGLDTKESDIDLLILTQEKEEVIKKINVYQKELDRRISPIILNANEFTKLKMEDKPLYERIEKGIILWDSE, encoded by the coding sequence ATGCCCGAAAAATTAGACTTCATAACTCCAACAGTCTCGAAAGTTCTCTACGTCTTCCATAACGATCCCATGCAGAAGCTTCACGAGAGGGAAGTTGTTAGGAGGGCTGGGGTGAGTAAGGGTTCCGCCAACTCAATCCTCAGAGAACTCACCCAAAAAGGAATACTTGAGAGAGAGAAAGTTGGAGGAATGGTTTTCTACAGACTTAACAATAGAAATCCTATAGCAAAGCAGTTTAAGGTCCTCTTCAACATCTATTCACTGCAAAAACTAGTTGATGAGGTAAGGTCTTACTGCAGGAGAATAATCCTATTCGGAAGCTGTGCGGAGGGGCTAGACACAAAGGAGAGCGATATAGACTTACTTATCCTAACGCAGGAGAAAGAGGAGGTTATAAAAAAAATCAATGTTTATCAGAAAGAATTGGACAGGAGAATTTCACCTATCATATTAAACGCAAACGAGTTTACGAAGCTAAAAATGGAAGATAAACCACTCTACGAGAGAATTGAGAAAGGTATCATATTATGGGATTCTGAATGA
- a CDS encoding AbrB/MazE/SpoVT family DNA-binding domain-containing protein translates to MSILELDEKGRVTIPKDVRRSLGIVKKALVINAGGHLKIIPLPSDPFKTLHGAFNVRKTFKELRMQAGRMVENMLR, encoded by the coding sequence TTGAGTATTCTGGAGTTGGATGAGAAGGGGAGGGTGACTATTCCGAAGGATGTTAGGCGATCCCTGGGAATAGTGAAGAAGGCGTTGGTCATAAATGCTGGGGGCCACCTCAAAATAATCCCTCTTCCATCAGACCCATTCAAAACCCTTCATGGGGCATTCAATGTTAGGAAGACCTTCAAGGAGCTTAGGATGCAGGCTGGAAGGATGGTAGAGAATATGTTGAGGTAG
- a CDS encoding C1 family peptidase, with product MGYWWRRTINILTLGLAYRRYSNCFCIKCGKLVSNRHRENKNRRDHRIVAFGWMKDPEDPRDLLWRRIFKPPPKIPEKTDLTHHAGKIRDQGNEGSCVGQAGAALKDWYEKYQRGYPEGGLSSRCIYNLARALEGRLKDEGAYLRDALKGLQHYGTCGEKRWPYRPGVDTDKDPRTHIAAQEMQPWQIESYVRINKVEEILQALAAGRPVYAGVPWYRNWITPGLDGKLPMPEGPPVGGHAILFLGYNRTEDWLLFQNSWGRLWGKAGYGKMPIKALRQIEGECDFWTVIDKQGPGPGPGPEPEPAEPEWMKIIKKILKLLEQLQKTVENLKKHA from the coding sequence TTGGGTTATTGGTGGCGTAGAACAATAAACATACTGACCCTCGGATTAGCCTACCGAAGATACTCAAACTGTTTCTGCATAAAATGTGGAAAACTAGTCAGCAATAGACATAGAGAGAATAAAAATCGTAGAGACCATCGAATAGTCGCCTTCGGATGGATGAAGGACCCAGAAGATCCAAGAGACCTACTATGGAGGAGAATCTTCAAACCACCACCCAAAATACCTGAGAAGACAGACCTAACCCACCACGCAGGAAAGATCAGAGATCAGGGAAACGAAGGAAGCTGCGTAGGCCAAGCAGGAGCAGCCCTCAAAGACTGGTATGAGAAGTATCAGAGAGGATACCCTGAAGGAGGACTCTCATCAAGATGCATATACAATCTGGCAAGGGCACTCGAAGGTAGGTTGAAAGATGAGGGCGCATACCTCAGAGACGCCCTCAAAGGGCTACAGCACTACGGAACATGCGGGGAGAAGCGGTGGCCCTACAGGCCTGGAGTAGACACAGACAAAGACCCGAGAACACACATAGCAGCCCAAGAGATGCAGCCATGGCAGATCGAATCATACGTGAGAATAAACAAGGTCGAGGAGATACTTCAAGCCCTAGCAGCAGGCAGACCAGTCTATGCAGGTGTACCATGGTACAGAAACTGGATCACACCAGGGTTAGATGGAAAGTTACCTATGCCTGAGGGGCCGCCGGTTGGAGGCCACGCAATACTATTCCTAGGATACAATCGAACTGAAGATTGGCTCCTATTCCAGAACAGTTGGGGCAGACTCTGGGGTAAAGCAGGATACGGAAAGATGCCCATCAAAGCCCTACGTCAAATAGAGGGTGAATGCGACTTCTGGACAGTCATAGACAAGCAAGGCCCAGGACCGGGACCTGGACCTGAGCCTGAACCAGCCGAACCTGAATGGATGAAGATCATAAAGAAGATCCTGAAGCTCCTCGAGCAACTCCAGAAGACTGTGGAGAACCTGAAGAAACATGCATAA
- a CDS encoding DNA adenine methylase produces the protein MNIIPYVGGKTFLLKNLLPLIPPHEIYVEVFGGGAALLLNKAPSKYEVYNDVDSELVNLFLTIRDDPERFRFRLEGIPYSREIFHRWSREFKTGNLPEDNLERAVRFYYVISSSVSGKFGQGWSFGRSGRMWRRQTMLSRPFEEIHNRLLNVTIDHLDFRKCIVNWDSDETFFFLDPPYYGVKGRMYRFGFSESDHEDLAEMLRATRGKWLLTYGDHPHIRRLYRGYLMRKVGSYAYAERMSRREGLRRRGIVKHLLIMNYKPPTAIGKTPLKGFKPVMLFDFDLKIAAEDID, from the coding sequence ATGAACATCATACCTTATGTTGGTGGAAAAACTTTCCTGTTAAAAAATCTCCTACCCTTGATCCCCCCACATGAAATTTATGTCGAGGTCTTCGGCGGTGGAGCTGCCCTCCTATTGAATAAGGCACCAAGCAAATATGAGGTTTACAACGATGTTGACAGCGAGCTTGTAAACCTATTCCTAACAATCAGAGATGACCCCGAAAGATTCAGGTTTAGGCTTGAAGGCATACCCTACAGTAGAGAGATTTTTCATAGATGGAGTAGAGAGTTCAAGACAGGTAATCTTCCGGAGGACAATTTGGAGAGGGCTGTGAGATTCTACTATGTGATCTCAAGCAGCGTCTCCGGAAAGTTTGGGCAAGGATGGAGTTTCGGCAGGTCAGGGAGAATGTGGAGGCGCCAGACCATGCTGAGTAGGCCATTCGAGGAAATCCATAACAGGCTCCTCAACGTCACAATCGACCATTTAGACTTCAGAAAATGTATAGTAAACTGGGACTCAGATGAGACTTTCTTCTTCCTGGACCCACCATACTACGGGGTTAAGGGTCGCATGTACAGGTTCGGATTCTCAGAGAGTGACCATGAGGACCTTGCTGAAATGTTGAGGGCGACGAGGGGCAAATGGCTTCTGACATATGGGGACCACCCACACATAAGAAGACTCTACAGAGGATACTTGATGAGAAAAGTCGGGTCATACGCCTATGCTGAGAGGATGAGTCGCAGGGAAGGATTGAGGCGTAGGGGAATCGTCAAGCACCTCCTAATAATGAATTACAAGCCTCCAACAGCGATTGGGAAGACTCCTCTGAAAGGCTTCAAACCGGTTATGCTCTTCGACTTCGACCTCAAGATTGCGGCGGAGGATATTGATTAG